One region of Alosa alosa isolate M-15738 ecotype Scorff River chromosome 1, AALO_Geno_1.1, whole genome shotgun sequence genomic DNA includes:
- the gyg1a gene encoding glycogenin-1a has translation MADQAFVTLATNDNYAKGAMVLGKSLRNHNTSRKLVVLIGPHVAEPTRDVLHKLFDEVVQVDVLDSGDMAHLSLMKRPDLGITFTKLHCWNLTQYSKCVFMDADTLVLANIDELFEREELSAAPDPGWPDCFNSGVFVFRPSKDTYGKLLTHCEEKGSFDGGDQGVLNSYYSDWATADISKHLPFIYNLSSIAIYSYLPAFKQYGHEAKVVHFLGKVKPWNHTFDTKSKSVKGHSQDPSTLHPDYLLQWWELFSTSVLPLMKEEYGDKPFHSGCEAGEDVHDVTPKVHVFQPPAPPQISSQQRKQQWEQGQADYMGMDSFDNIQRKLDSFLK, from the exons ATGGCAG ACCAGGCATTTGTAACCCTTGCAACCAACGACAATTATGCCAAAGGTGCAATGGTGCTCGGCAAATCGTTAAGAAACCACAACACCTCAAGAAAGTTGGTTGTTCTAATTGGCCCACATGTTGCAGAACCCACCAG GGATGTGCTGCATAAGCTCTTTGACGAGGTGGTGCAGGTGGATGTGCTGGACAGCGGGGACATGGCGCACCTTTCCCTCATGAAGAGGCCTGATCTGGGCATCACTTTCACAAAGCTGCACTGCTGGAATCTCACACAATACTCCAAATGCGTGTTCATGGACGCCGACACACTG GTTTTGGCAAATATAGACGAGCTGTTTGAGCGGGAGGAGCTATCTGCTGCACCGGACCCTGGATGGCCAGACTGCTTCAactctggtgtgtttgtgtttcggCCCTCTAAGGACACCTATGGGAAGCTCCTGACACACTGTGAGGAGAAAGGCAGCTTTGATG GTGGGGACCAAGGAGTGCTTAACAGCTACTACAGTGACTGGGCAACAGCAGATATATCCAAGCACCTTCCCTTCATCTACAATCTCAGTAGCATTGCCATTTATTCCTATCTTCCGGCATTTAAACA GTATGGGCATGAAGCCAAAGTAGTTCACTTCCTTGGCAAAGTGAAGCCATGGAACCACACCTTTGACACCAAGAGCAAATCTGTAAAGGGACACTCCCAGGACCCCTCCACCCTGCACCCCGACTACCTGCTGCAGTGGTGGGAGCTGTTCTCTACGTCAGTGTTGCCCCTGATGAAGGAGGAGTACGGCGACAAGCCCTTCCACTCTGGATGTGAAGCAGGG GAAGACGTCCATGACGTGACCCCAAAGGTGCATGTGTTCCAGCCTCCCGCGCCCCCTCAGATCTCCAGTCAGCAACGTAAACAGCAGTGGGAACAGGGCCAGGCAGATTACATGGGAATGGACTCGTTCGACAACATTCAGAGAAAGCTTGACTCCTTCCTGAAGTAG
- the hltf gene encoding helicase-like transcription factor, which yields MQSNFRRFGGIGLTFIDFLDVDHTETVTLSQAIQNSSEEVSASQDLENEANVLFGNIQGTVVGLRYYTGVVNRGEMVSLVREPQNPYDRNAVMVANVYGSQVGHIKKELAAAMAPIIDGKLAKIEGVVPYGETNKFSMPVILSFWGKEENKNSVLNMLSRHGYKLGPSSGGKAYLSGGQTPQGFLAPSKRLNAVPLTPEQLKGAFDKLFDDLMEDKTREMEPAEAVHTPLLPHQKQALHWMTTRENNNDLPPFWEQKSNLYFNVLTNFAVRERPERVRGGILADDMGLGKTLTTIALIVSNFHNGKPLPLEKSATSDGHSKALQSKRPHEDPATVEDVEQSAVPKKKAKTTKKDKASTSKGTVLMDDLGFAAALGGLTSDGGSKKKKAKKKSSAVASLPLESSSSARATLILCPLSVLSNWLDQFEQHVRVDVKLNVYLYYGAERCRDTDFLAGQEVVLSTYNILSSDFSSKASSPLHKVSWLRVVLDEGHVIRNPNALQSRAVLNLTTERRWILSGTPIQNSLKDLWMLLSFLKLKPFDVKEWWNRVIQRPVTQGDSEGLQNLQALVKGITLRRTKASKVAGKQVVELPDRKVFVEHVTLSEEEQREYDLAKMEGRNVIGRYVKEGTVLTNYADVLAILVRLRQLCCHPRLLGSYAGTGESSTPSELRERLVSKVRLVLGSGSDEECAICLDSLRQPVITYCAHVFCRPCICEVIRSEQEHAKCPLCRSQIKTRELVEYPGEEEDSFSADGKDKWQSSSKVNALMSSLLALRGEDGSIKSLVVSQFTRFLTLLEVPLREHGFTFTRLDGSMNQKSRAKAIEEFQDASPGSPSIMLLSLKAGGVGLNLTAASHVFLMDPAWNPAAEDQCVDRCHRLGQKRDVVITKFIVKDSVEENMVKIQKKKKDLVEKAFGAKSVQDKRQSRIDDIRALMEL from the exons ATGCAGTCTAACTTCAGACGATTTGGAGGAATAGGATTAACCTTTATAGATTTCCTGGACGTTGACCACACGGAGACGGTGACCCTGTCCCAGGCAATACAGAATTCCTCAGAGGAAGTTTCAGCCAGCCAAGACCTGGAAAACGAAGCAAATGTCCTCTTTGGCAATATTCAAGGCACCGTAGTGGGCCTGCGATATTACACAGGGGTG GTCAACAGAGGAGAGATGGTCTCTTTGGTAAGAGAGCCTCAAAATCCatacgaccgaaatgcagtaaTGGTTGCGAATGTGTATGGAAGCCAGGTGGGACATATTAAGAAAGAGCTTGCAGCTGCAATGGCTCCCATCATAGATGGCAAGTTGGCGAAGATCGAAGG GGTAGTGCCCTACGGAGAAACAAATAAATTTTCAATGCCTGTCATACTTTCCTTCTGGGGAAAAGAGGAAAATAAGAACAGTGTCTTAAATATGCTCAGCCGTCATGGTTACAAGCTTGGACCCTCATCAG gTGGTAAGGCATACCTGAGTGGCGGTCAAACACCCCAAGGATTTCTTGCACCTTCCAAGAGACTGAACGCCGTTCCTTTGACGCCTGAACAG CTGAAGGGAGCCTTTGACAAACTGTTTGATGACCTGATGGAGGACAAGACGCGAGAGATGGAGCCAGCAGAG GCGGTTCATACTCCCCTGCTCCCCCATCAGAAGCAGGCTCTCCACTGGATGACCACACGGGAGAACAACAACGACTTGCCCCCCTTCTGGGAACAAAAGAGCAACCTGTACTTTAATGTCCTCACCAACTTCGCCGTGCGGGAGAGGCCAGAGAGAGTCCGCGGTGGCATCCTGGCTGATGACATGGGACTG GGCAAAACACTCACCACCATTGCACTGATTGTGTCCAATTTCCATAATGGAAAACCCTTGCCGCTAGAGAAGAGTGCTACTTCAGATGGACATTCAAAGGCATTGCAATCAAAAAG ACCACACGAAGATCCTGCCACTGTTGAAGATGTAGAGCAGTCAGCTGTTCCAAAGAAGAAGG CCAAGACGACCAAGAAAGACAAAGCTTCCACCAGCAAAG GCACAGTTCTGATGGATGATCTGGGCTTCGCGGCAGCACTAGGAGGCCTCACCTCGGACGGAGGCTCGAAGAAGAAAAAGGCAAAGAAGAAGAGCTCAG CTGTGGCCAGTCTCCCACTGGAGAGTAGCAGCAGTGCCAGGGCCACCCTGATCCTTTGTCCTCTATCTGTGCTGAGCAACTGGTTG GACCAGTTTGAGCAGCATGTGAGGGTGGATGTGAAGCTGAATGTGTACCTGTACTACGGTGCTGAGCGCTGCAGAGACACAGACTTCCTGGCTGGACAGGAAGTGGTTCTCTCCACCTATAACATCCTCTCTTCAGACTTCAGC AGCAAGGCCAGCAGCCCTCTGCACAAGGTGAGCTGGCTGCGGGTGGTGCTGGACGAGGGCCATGTCATCAGGAACCCTAACGCTCTCCAGAGCCGGGCTGTGCTGAACCTCACCACAGAGAGGAGATGGATCCTGTCAG GCACTCCCATCCAGAACTCCCTGAAAGACCTGTGGATGTTGTTGTCCTTCTTGAAGCTGAAGCCGTTTGATGTGAAGGAGTGGTGGAACCGTGTCATCCAGAGGCCAGTCACACAAGGGGACAGCGAGGGTCTGCA GAACCTTCAGGCGCTGGTGAAGGGGATCACCTTGCGGCGCACCAAAGCCAGCAAGGTGGCGGGCAAGCAGGTGGTGGAGCTGCCGGACAGGAAGGTGTTCGTCGAGCATGTGACCCTGTccgaggaggagcagcgggagTATGACCTCGCCAAGATGGAGGGCAGGAACGTCATCGGAAG GTATGTGAAAGAAGGGACCGTTTTGACAAACTATGCAGATGTCTTGGCCATTCTGGTTCGACTACGGCAGCTCTGCTGTCACCCTCGGCTGCTGGGGTCATACGCCGGAACAG GCGAGTCGTCCACACCCAGTGAGCTCCGCGAGCGCCTCGTCAGCAAAGTCAG GCTGGTGCTTGGCTCGGGCTCGGACGAGGAGTGCGCCATCTGCCTGGATTCGCTGCGACAGCCCGTCATCACATACTGCGCCCACGTCTTCTGCCGACCCTGCATCTGCGAGGTCATCCGCTCTGAGCAG GAGCATGCCAAGTGCCCCCTCTGCCGATCCCAGATCAAGACCCGGGAGCTGGTAGAATacccaggagaggaggaggactcTTTCTCAGCCGATGGCAAAGACAAGTGGCAGTCCAGCTCAAAG GTGAACGCCCTGATGAGCAGTCTGCTGGCGCTGCGCGGTGAAGATGGCAGCATCAAGAGCCTGGTGGTGTCCCAGTTCACCCGGTTCCTCACCCTGCTGGAGGTGCCACTGAG GGAGCACGGTTTTACCTTCACACGGCTGGACGGCTCCATGAACCAGAAGAGCCGTGCCAAGGCCATCGAGGAGTTCCAGGATGCCTCTCCTGGGAGCCCATCCATCATGCTGTTGTCGCTGAAAGCTGGAGGCGTGGGACTCAACCTGACCGCCGCCTCCCATGTATTCCTAATGGATCCA GCTTGGAACCCGGCAGCAGAGGACCAGTGTGTTGACAGGTGCCATCGGCTTGGCCAGAAGAGGGATGTGGTGATCACCAAG TTCATTGTGAAGGACTCGGTTGAGGAGAACATGGTGAAGatccagaagaagaagaaggaccTGGTAGAGAAAGCGTTTGGAGCGAAATCCGTTCAAGACAAGAGGCAGTCGCGAATCGACGACATCAGGGCCCTGATGGAATTATGA